From Drosophila yakuba strain Tai18E2 chromosome 2L, Prin_Dyak_Tai18E2_2.1, whole genome shotgun sequence, one genomic window encodes:
- the LOC6528764 gene encoding uncharacterized protein LOC6528764 isoform X8 encodes MAGYRSLPLAPVAATAAVQPTMGGVPPTMAAYAHHQSMTAMSNNGIIYQSAVHASIHSLNTVQSQHRSSTTTHHHILATATATATATAAAAAASATAAAAAAAVVALPTAAATAAAPQQHAGYGQQQPQQHLQQQQQQQQPHLGQHHQPHPQQLAQQQQQQLMTQQQHSVAQQQHHQLQQQQHHLQQQQQQHHHHHHHHHHQQLSLHQNHLYFSGASLGHHHHHRQIFSHLQSALMPLSVNGEPIKLPDNLESLPRADSFPSQRHRWNTNEEIAAILISFDKHGEWQSKEVRTRPKSGSLLLYSRKKVRYRRDGYCWKKRKDGKTTREDHMKLKVQGTECIYGCYVHSAILPTFHRRCYWLLQNPDIVLVHYLNVPYPDDNKMAVIAPSITLWGDKKEWTKEELVSQLKPMLSTINSDDDSDSGNDIEISTAETVESIVCQLMEKQRLSRQAALVKQLDCGCGDGGCVDGKNCTHPVMRRSAAMLKSSVQEKRLGEPFNSNAPNVVVASKLYSRWAERPRQHVDNHGQFHNVTQQLPQESAIKFQIIPPQQQQQQDGNYLQQQQYRGASQMLAARSNLVMQQQQQQQQQHQQQQQYHQQQQQQHQQQQQQQQHLSLQRFVASQGQNSVHLNQQHRLQIANTTITATPRDPATTPAAAASGAAAAASNIMDTELIENQNHMTTNKITNSGSSNSSGSNASKQLAAQTNNELNVVNNNDPGNNNFMYNQQQQLNASSNSNNSSQQQQQQHYYKLQQTTATPTSGQPPPLAQVQPHSLAQPPVEAMCMSPEHRSSSQATPATSSAGSIPSSISISVSASTSTSTPTPTTISTPTSGTSSTSSSLQSIIDGNQQQQITTTSTAATCDNLMSANALSEQDNHTVNNQATEAPNRSQLQSQSQSQSQSLSQSLNQNGCATYSASSDNSSQISDESSSFGGNNQNSSNSSSSEEEPQVETLSFFNETLDLSHEDIQRTLIANMPYNTTAAGATAPSTTITTGNKAGKLELNQQEAEKKPSMRTEPAAEVEDDETDDVFANLDAFDMLVEFPELDLDDKQALNNTALEQGSFLGETAPSQPRKVHNICDFSPEWSYTEGGVKVLVAGPWTSSNGGAYTVLFDAQPVPTQLVQEGVLRCYCPAHEAGFVTLQVACGGFLVSNSVMFEYKLSLLADAPFDATSSNDCLYKFTLLNRLSTIDEKLQVKTELELTTDNTALCLEPNFEEKLVAYCHKLIKHAWSMPSTAASWTVGLRGMTLLHLAAALGYAKLVGAMLNWRSENPHIILETELDALSQDVYGFTPLAWACVRGHVECSLLLYKWNHNALKIKTQAQQTPLDLASMRGHKTLLAQMYRLEKERCRKPQLRGGLANLSMNMGVEAEADEQHQSFSAFDLELQRKHDGVFLRPVAVHSNQSPPNSSSRYSKRSSIDSGINMDIRSKSGKALARLHSNFESHDSYALGVDSPLDSLTGTNCLLSPLRKMDFALWDSDAKVLTLAEHIIAAMPERIKNEADEMMVLGSPLTEPLTSESSALTDSFMDPLLDSLPNTHFDSDFSFDFHDHSYRYHDVSTPCSSLSPASSGPLQSPASYSILGTDPSVSSPSPPPSTKQLTEFLHASSISSYPFETDFSKLTLTDTEQRELYEAAKCIQKAYRSYKGRQKLEEQNKERSAATVIQNYYRRYKQYAYYRQMTNAALVIQHGYRSYRRNKRFKKSGLCLSSSSDHGSVSSNSQCLSSFYDHYKQDQQQLHEMGSQPSTPKETSPSGPLKRTYSQSTQNQAARKIQQFMRQSRIKLQKERAEKEKLVHQRRAEYLQNLQFQGQQEMLVCHENSISAPSSGNTNASNSNNLHQIQSNQ; translated from the exons ATGGCGGGCTACAGATCGCTGCCCTTGGCTCCGGTGGCAGCAACGGCGGCAGTGCAGCCGACGATGGGAGGGGTGCCGCCCACGATGGCCGCCTATGCCCACCACCAATCGATGACGGCCATGTCGAACAACGGTATTATCTATCAGTCGGCGGTGCACGCCTCCATTCACAGCCTCAATACGGTCCAGAGCCAGCACCGATCCTCAACCACCACCCATCATCACATTCTAGCCACGGCCACAGCAacggcaactgcaacagcggcggcagcagccgcatcagcaaccgctgcagcggcggcagcagcagtggtGGCCCTTCCGACGGCAGCAGCTACCGCCGCAGCTCCGCAGCAGCACGCGGGCTAcggacagcagcagccacagcagcacctccagcagcagcagcagcagcagcagccacatctcggccagcaccaccagccaCACCCGCAGCAACtcgcgcagcagcagcagcagcaactgatgacccagcagcagcactctgtggcgcagcagcaacaccaccaactgcagcagcagcaacatcatcttcagcagcagcagcaacagcaccaccaccaccatcaccaccaccaccatcagcagTTGTCGCTGCACCAGAACCACCTGTACTTCAGCGGTGCCAGTTTGGgtcaccaccatcaccaccggCAGATCTTCAGTCATCTGCAGAGCGCTCTAATGCCTCTGAGTGTCA ATGGCGAACCCATCAAGCTGCCCGACAATTTGGAGAGCCTGCCAAGAGCCGACAGTTTTCCATCACAGCGTCATCGTTGGAATACAAATGAG GAAATCGCTGCGATTCTTATCAGCTTTGATAAACATGGCGAGTGGCAGTCCAAAGAGGTTCGAACCAG ACCCAAGAGCGGATCGCTCTTGCTCTACTCAAGGAAGAAGGTGCGTTACCGACGCGATGGATACTGCTGGAAGAAACGCAAGGACGGCAAGACGACGCGCGAGGATCACATGAAACTAAAAGTACAAGGCACTGAG TGCATCTATGGTTGTTATGTACACTCGGCCATATTGCCCACATTTCATCGCAGATGTTACTGGCTGTTGCAG AATCCGGACATTGTTTTGGTGCACTACCTGAACGTCCCATATCCGGATGATAATAAAATGGCCGTGATTGCACCCAGTATCACACTTTGGGGCGATAAAAAGGAGTGGACCAAGGAGGAGCTGGTCAGTCAGCTCAAGCCCATGC TATCCACAATCAATTCCGACGACGACTCCGACTCGGGAAACGATATAGAAATATCA ACGGCGGAGACGGTGGAGTCCATAGTGTGCCAACTGATGGAGAAGCAGAGGTTGTCGCGCCAGGCTGCCTTGGTCAAGCAGCTGGACTGCGGGTGCGGGGATGGAGGCTGTGTGGACGGAAAGAACTGTACGCATCCCGTGATGCGACGATCGGCAGCCATGCTGAAGTCCTCGGTGCAGGAGAAACGGCTAGGCGAGCCTTTCAACAGCAACGCGCCCAATGTGGTGGTGGCCAGCAAGCTCTACTCCCGATGGGCGGAGCGGCCCAGGCAGCACGTGGACAATCACGGCCAGTTCCACAACGTCACACAGCAGTTGCCGCAGGAATCGGCCATTAAGTTTCAGATCATTccgccgcagcaacagcagcagcaggatggGAACtacctgcagcagcagcagtatcGCGGAGCAAGTCAAATGCTCGCCGCAAGGAGTAATCTGGTgatgcagcaacagcaacagcaacagcagcaacaccagcagcagcagcaataccaccagcaacaacagcagcagcaccaacaacagcagcaacagcagcagcacttgaGTCTACAGCGATTTGTTGCCAGTCAAGGCCAGAATTCGGTGCATCTCAATCAGCAGCACAGGCTGCAAATAGCCAATACAACGATCACAGCGACACCCAGAGATCCTGCGACGACTCCAGCAGCGGCAGCttcaggagcagcagcagccgcctcGAATATTATGGACACCGAGCTAattgaaaaccaaaaccacaTGACCACAAACAAAATCACAAACTCcggcagcagcaatagcagtGGCAGCAATGCCAGCAAGCAATTAGCAGCCCAAACAAACAACGAATTAAATGTCGTAAATAATAACGACCCCGGCAACAATAACTTTATGTAcaatcaacagcagcaacttaATGCttccagcaacagcaacaacagcagccagcagcagcagcagcaacattatTATAAATTGCAACAGACAACAGCAACCCCAACTAGTGGTCAGCCGCCTCCTCTGGCGCAAGTTCAACCCCACTCCTTGGCCCAACCTCCCGTGGAAGCCATGTGCATGTCACCCGAgcatcgcagcagcagccaggcCACACCTGCAACGTCTTCCGCTGGTAGCATCCCCTCctccatatccatatccgtgtccgcatccacatccacatccacacccactCCCACGACCATATCCACGCCCACATCGGGCACTTCGTCCACTTCGAGTTCCTTACAATCGATTATCGATGgcaatcagcagcaacaaattaCAACGACGTCGACGGCAGCAACTTGTGATAATTTAATGAGCGCCAATGCGCTCTCTGAG CAAGACAACCACACAGTCAACAATCAGGCCACAGAAGCCCCCAACAGGAGTCAGctgcaatcgcaatcgcaatcgcagtcgcagtcgctaTCTCAATCCCTGAACCAAAATGGTTGTGCAACTTACAGTGCTTCCAGTGATAACAGCAGCCAAATTAGTGACGAAAGCAGCAGCTTCGGCGGTAACAAtcaaaacagcagcaacagcagcagcagcgaggaGGAACCCCAGGTGGAAACGTTGAGCTTTTTCAACGAGACCTTGGATCTGTCCCACGAGGATATTCAGCGCACTCTGATAGCGAATATGCCGTACAATACGACAGCAGCGGGAGCCACAGCACCCAGTACAACGATAACAACGGGAAACAAAGCAGGCAAACTCGAGTTAAATCAACAGGAGGCGGAGAAGAAACCCTCGATGAGAACAGAACCCGCAGCCGAGGTTGAGGACGATGAGACCGACGATGTGTTTGCCAATCTGGATGCCTTCGATATGCTCGTGGAGTTTCCCGAACTCGATTTGGATGACAAGCAGGCCCTGAATAACACGGCGTTGGAGCAGGGCTCCTTTTTGGGAGAGACTGCACCATCGCAGCCACGCAAGGTACACAATATATGCGACTTTAGTCCCGAATGGTCGTACACGGAGGGAGGCGTTAAGGTTTTGGTGGCCGGACCTTGGACGAGCTCGAATGGCGGAGCCTATACGGTGCTATTTGATGCGCAGCCCGTACCCACGCAACTGGTCCAGGAAGGAGTACTCCGCTGCTATTGTCCAGCCCACGAGGCCGGATTTGTGACTCTGCAGGTGGCTTGTGGTGGATTCCTTGTTTCCAACTCCGTGATGTTCGAGTACAAGCTTTCCCTGCTGGCGGATGCTCCATTCGATGCCACCAGCTCCAACGATTGCCTGTACAAGTTTACGCTGCTTAACCGCCTGTCTACCATTGACGAGAAACTGCAGGTGAAGACGGAGCTTGAGCTCACG ACCGACAACACTGCTCTCTGCTTGGAGCCAAACTTCGAAGAGAAGCTGGTGGCATATTGCCACAAACTGATCAAGCACGCCTGGAGCATGCCCAGCACAGCTGCCTCCTGGACGGTGGGCTTACGTGGCATGACTCTGCTCCACTTGGCCGCTGCCTTGGGCTATGCCAAGCTCGTGGGCGCCATGCTCAATTGGCGTTCGGAAAACCCACATATCATTCTCGAAACCGAACTAGACGCCCTCAGCCAGGATGTCTACGGTTTTACTCCGCTCGCCTGGGCCTGTGTGCGTGGCCATGTAGAGTGCTCGCTGTTACTCTACAAATGGAACCACAATGCGCTGAAGATCAAAACACAGGCACAGCAAACTCCTCTGGATTTGGCCAGCATGCGGGGCCACAAAACCTTACTGGCGCAGATGTATCGCTTGGAGAAGGAGCGCTGCCGCAAGCCGCAACTGCGCGGAGGCTTGGCCAATCTTTCTATGAACATGGGCGTGGAAGCGGAGGCGGACGAACAGCACCAGAGTTTCAGCGCTTTTGATTTGGAACTCCAGCGGAAGCATGATGGCGTTTTTCTGAGACCTGTTGCAGTGCATAG CAATCAGAGTCCACCCAATAGTAGCAGTCGTTACTCCAAACGTTCCTCTATAGATAGTGGCATTAACATGGACATACGGAGCAAGTCTGGAAAAGCGCTCGCCAGGCTCCATAG CAACTTTGAGAGCCATGACAGCTATGCTCTGGGCGTTGACTCGCCGTTGGACTCACTGACTGGAACCAACTGTCTGCTATCGCCGCTGCGCAAAATGGACTTTGCCCTTT GGGACTCCGATGCCAAAGTTCTAACTTTAGCTGAACACATTATAGCAGCTATGCCAGAACGGATCAAG AACGAAGCCGATGAAATGATGGTGCTGGGCAGTCCCTTAACAGAACCCCTAACTTCAGAATCTTCTGCGCTGACGGACAGCTTTATGGATCCCCTGCTCGATTCGCTGCCCAACACACATTTCGACAGCGACTTCAGCTTCGATTTCCATGACCATAGCTATCGCTATCACGACGTCAGCACGCCCTGCTCCAGTTTGAGTCCGGCCAGCTCGGGACCGCTGCAGTCCCCGGCCAGTTACTCTATTTTGGGAACCGATCCCTCAGTCAGTTCGCCCAGTCCCCCGCCATCCACCAAACAGCTGACGGAGTTTCTGCACGCCTCCAGTATCTCGTCGTATCCTTTTGAAACGGATTTCTCCAAGCTAACCCTAACAGACACGGAGCAGCGAGAGCTCTACGAGGCAGCCAAGTGCATTCAGAAGGCGTATCGCTCGTACAAGGGTCGACAGAAGCTCGAGGAGCAGAACAAGGAACGGAGCGCTGCCACAGTAATCCAGAACTACTACAGGCGGTACAAGCAGTACGCCTACTACAGGCAGATGACAAACGCCGCCCTGGTGATTCAACATGGCTACCGCTCCTACAGACGCAACAAGCGATTCAAGAAGAGCGGCTTGTGCTTGAGCAGCTCCAGTGATCATGGAAGTGTGAGCAGCAACTCCCAGTGCCTGTCCAGCTTTTACGATCACTACAAACAggatcagcagcagcttcaCGAGATGGGCTCCCAGCCCAGCACGCCTAAGGAAACCAGCCCCTCGGGTCCCTTGAA GCGAACCTACTCGCAGTCTACTCAAAATCAAGCTGCCAGGAAAATTCAACAGTTTATGAGACAATCACGCATCAA ACTACAGAAAGAGCGAGCCGAAAAAGAGAAGCTTGTGCACCAACGCAGGGCGGAATACCTTCAAAACTTGCAGTTTCAAGGGCAGCAGGAAATGTTGGTGTGCCACGAAAATAG CATTTCTGCGCCAAGCAGTGGCAACACCAATgcgagcaacagcaacaatctACACCAAATACAATCCAATCAGTGA
- the LOC6528764 gene encoding uncharacterized protein LOC6528764 isoform X7, with protein MAGYRSLPLAPVAATAAVQPTMGGVPPTMAAYAHHQSMTAMSNNGIIYQSAVHASIHSLNTVQSQHRSSTTTHHHILATATATATATAAAAAASATAAAAAAAVVALPTAAATAAAPQQHAGYGQQQPQQHLQQQQQQQQPHLGQHHQPHPQQLAQQQQQQLMTQQQHSVAQQQHHQLQQQQHHLQQQQQQHHHHHHHHHHQQLSLHQNHLYFSGASLGHHHHHRQIFSHLQSALMPLSVNGEPIKLPDNLESLPRADSFPSQRHRWNTNEEIAAILISFDKHGEWQSKEVRTRPKSGSLLLYSRKKVRYRRDGYCWKKRKDGKTTREDHMKLKVQGTECIYGCYVHSAILPTFHRRCYWLLQNPDIVLVHYLNVPYPDDNKMAVIAPSITLWGDKKEWTKEELVSQLKPMLSTINSDDDSDSGNDIEISTAETVESIVCQLMEKQRLSRQAALVKQLDCGCGDGGCVDGKNCTHPVMRRSAAMLKSSVQEKRLGEPFNSNAPNVVVASKLYSRWAERPRQHVDNHGQFHNVTQQLPQESAIKFQIIPPQQQQQQDGNYLQQQQYRGASQMLAARSNLVMQQQQQQQQQHQQQQQYHQQQQQQHQQQQQQQQHLSLQRFVASQGQNSVHLNQQHRLQIANTTITATPRDPATTPAAAASGAAAAASNIMDTELIENQNHMTTNKITNSGSSNSSGSNASKQLAAQTNNELNVVNNNDPGNNNFMYNQQQQLNASSNSNNSSQQQQQQHYYKLQQTTATPTSGQPPPLAQVQPHSLAQPPVEAMCMSPEHRSSSQATPATSSAGSIPSSISISVSASTSTSTPTPTTISTPTSGTSSTSSSLQSIIDGNQQQQITTTSTAATCDNLMSANALSEQDNHTVNNQATEAPNRSQLQSQSQSQSQSLSQSLNQNGCATYSASSDNSSQISDESSSFGGNNQNSSNSSSSEEEPQVETLSFFNETLDLSHEDIQRTLIANMPYNTTAAGATAPSTTITTGNKAGKLELNQQEAEKKPSMRTEPAAEVEDDETDDVFANLDAFDMLVEFPELDLDDKQALNNTALEQGSFLGETAPSQPRKVHNICDFSPEWSYTEGGVKVLVAGPWTSSNGGAYTVLFDAQPVPTQLVQEGVLRCYCPAHEAGFVTLQVACGGFLVSNSVMFEYKLSLLADAPFDATSSNDCLYKFTLLNRLSTIDEKLQVKTELELTTDNTALCLEPNFEEKLVAYCHKLIKHAWSMPSTAASWTVGLRGMTLLHLAAALGYAKLVGAMLNWRSENPHIILETELDALSQDVYGFTPLAWACVRGHVECSLLLYKWNHNALKIKTQAQQTPLDLASMRGHKTLLAQMYRLEKERCRKPQLRGGLANLSMNMGVEAEADEQHQSFSAFDLELQRKHDGVFLRPVAVHSNQSPPNSSSRYSKRSSIDSGINMDIRSKSGKALARLHSNFESHDSYALGVDSPLDSLTGTNCLLSPLRKMDFALCEVSTGESSPVHDKDCDDNSTSATDVTIGNDLALPDAVVGDSDAKVLTLAEHIIAAMPERIKNEADEMMVLGSPLTEPLTSESSALTDSFMDPLLDSLPNTHFDSDFSFDFHDHSYRYHDVSTPCSSLSPASSGPLQSPASYSILGTDPSVSSPSPPPSTKQLTEFLHASSISSYPFETDFSKLTLTDTEQRELYEAAKCIQKAYRSYKGRQKLEEQNKERSAATVIQNYYRRYKQYAYYRQMTNAALVIQHGYRSYRRNKRFKKSGLCLSSSSDHGSVSSNSQCLSSFYDHYKQDQQQLHEMGSQPSTPKETSPSGPLKRTYSQSTQNQAARKIQQFMRQSRIKLQKERAEKEKLVHQRRAEYLQNLQFQGQQEMLVCHENSISAPSSGNTNASNSNNLHQIQSNQ; from the exons ATGGCGGGCTACAGATCGCTGCCCTTGGCTCCGGTGGCAGCAACGGCGGCAGTGCAGCCGACGATGGGAGGGGTGCCGCCCACGATGGCCGCCTATGCCCACCACCAATCGATGACGGCCATGTCGAACAACGGTATTATCTATCAGTCGGCGGTGCACGCCTCCATTCACAGCCTCAATACGGTCCAGAGCCAGCACCGATCCTCAACCACCACCCATCATCACATTCTAGCCACGGCCACAGCAacggcaactgcaacagcggcggcagcagccgcatcagcaaccgctgcagcggcggcagcagcagtggtGGCCCTTCCGACGGCAGCAGCTACCGCCGCAGCTCCGCAGCAGCACGCGGGCTAcggacagcagcagccacagcagcacctccagcagcagcagcagcagcagcagccacatctcggccagcaccaccagccaCACCCGCAGCAACtcgcgcagcagcagcagcagcaactgatgacccagcagcagcactctgtggcgcagcagcaacaccaccaactgcagcagcagcaacatcatcttcagcagcagcagcaacagcaccaccaccaccatcaccaccaccaccatcagcagTTGTCGCTGCACCAGAACCACCTGTACTTCAGCGGTGCCAGTTTGGgtcaccaccatcaccaccggCAGATCTTCAGTCATCTGCAGAGCGCTCTAATGCCTCTGAGTGTCA ATGGCGAACCCATCAAGCTGCCCGACAATTTGGAGAGCCTGCCAAGAGCCGACAGTTTTCCATCACAGCGTCATCGTTGGAATACAAATGAG GAAATCGCTGCGATTCTTATCAGCTTTGATAAACATGGCGAGTGGCAGTCCAAAGAGGTTCGAACCAG ACCCAAGAGCGGATCGCTCTTGCTCTACTCAAGGAAGAAGGTGCGTTACCGACGCGATGGATACTGCTGGAAGAAACGCAAGGACGGCAAGACGACGCGCGAGGATCACATGAAACTAAAAGTACAAGGCACTGAG TGCATCTATGGTTGTTATGTACACTCGGCCATATTGCCCACATTTCATCGCAGATGTTACTGGCTGTTGCAG AATCCGGACATTGTTTTGGTGCACTACCTGAACGTCCCATATCCGGATGATAATAAAATGGCCGTGATTGCACCCAGTATCACACTTTGGGGCGATAAAAAGGAGTGGACCAAGGAGGAGCTGGTCAGTCAGCTCAAGCCCATGC TATCCACAATCAATTCCGACGACGACTCCGACTCGGGAAACGATATAGAAATATCA ACGGCGGAGACGGTGGAGTCCATAGTGTGCCAACTGATGGAGAAGCAGAGGTTGTCGCGCCAGGCTGCCTTGGTCAAGCAGCTGGACTGCGGGTGCGGGGATGGAGGCTGTGTGGACGGAAAGAACTGTACGCATCCCGTGATGCGACGATCGGCAGCCATGCTGAAGTCCTCGGTGCAGGAGAAACGGCTAGGCGAGCCTTTCAACAGCAACGCGCCCAATGTGGTGGTGGCCAGCAAGCTCTACTCCCGATGGGCGGAGCGGCCCAGGCAGCACGTGGACAATCACGGCCAGTTCCACAACGTCACACAGCAGTTGCCGCAGGAATCGGCCATTAAGTTTCAGATCATTccgccgcagcaacagcagcagcaggatggGAACtacctgcagcagcagcagtatcGCGGAGCAAGTCAAATGCTCGCCGCAAGGAGTAATCTGGTgatgcagcaacagcaacagcaacagcagcaacaccagcagcagcagcaataccaccagcaacaacagcagcagcaccaacaacagcagcaacagcagcagcacttgaGTCTACAGCGATTTGTTGCCAGTCAAGGCCAGAATTCGGTGCATCTCAATCAGCAGCACAGGCTGCAAATAGCCAATACAACGATCACAGCGACACCCAGAGATCCTGCGACGACTCCAGCAGCGGCAGCttcaggagcagcagcagccgcctcGAATATTATGGACACCGAGCTAattgaaaaccaaaaccacaTGACCACAAACAAAATCACAAACTCcggcagcagcaatagcagtGGCAGCAATGCCAGCAAGCAATTAGCAGCCCAAACAAACAACGAATTAAATGTCGTAAATAATAACGACCCCGGCAACAATAACTTTATGTAcaatcaacagcagcaacttaATGCttccagcaacagcaacaacagcagccagcagcagcagcagcaacattatTATAAATTGCAACAGACAACAGCAACCCCAACTAGTGGTCAGCCGCCTCCTCTGGCGCAAGTTCAACCCCACTCCTTGGCCCAACCTCCCGTGGAAGCCATGTGCATGTCACCCGAgcatcgcagcagcagccaggcCACACCTGCAACGTCTTCCGCTGGTAGCATCCCCTCctccatatccatatccgtgtccgcatccacatccacatccacacccactCCCACGACCATATCCACGCCCACATCGGGCACTTCGTCCACTTCGAGTTCCTTACAATCGATTATCGATGgcaatcagcagcaacaaattaCAACGACGTCGACGGCAGCAACTTGTGATAATTTAATGAGCGCCAATGCGCTCTCTGAG CAAGACAACCACACAGTCAACAATCAGGCCACAGAAGCCCCCAACAGGAGTCAGctgcaatcgcaatcgcaatcgcagtcgcagtcgctaTCTCAATCCCTGAACCAAAATGGTTGTGCAACTTACAGTGCTTCCAGTGATAACAGCAGCCAAATTAGTGACGAAAGCAGCAGCTTCGGCGGTAACAAtcaaaacagcagcaacagcagcagcagcgaggaGGAACCCCAGGTGGAAACGTTGAGCTTTTTCAACGAGACCTTGGATCTGTCCCACGAGGATATTCAGCGCACTCTGATAGCGAATATGCCGTACAATACGACAGCAGCGGGAGCCACAGCACCCAGTACAACGATAACAACGGGAAACAAAGCAGGCAAACTCGAGTTAAATCAACAGGAGGCGGAGAAGAAACCCTCGATGAGAACAGAACCCGCAGCCGAGGTTGAGGACGATGAGACCGACGATGTGTTTGCCAATCTGGATGCCTTCGATATGCTCGTGGAGTTTCCCGAACTCGATTTGGATGACAAGCAGGCCCTGAATAACACGGCGTTGGAGCAGGGCTCCTTTTTGGGAGAGACTGCACCATCGCAGCCACGCAAGGTACACAATATATGCGACTTTAGTCCCGAATGGTCGTACACGGAGGGAGGCGTTAAGGTTTTGGTGGCCGGACCTTGGACGAGCTCGAATGGCGGAGCCTATACGGTGCTATTTGATGCGCAGCCCGTACCCACGCAACTGGTCCAGGAAGGAGTACTCCGCTGCTATTGTCCAGCCCACGAGGCCGGATTTGTGACTCTGCAGGTGGCTTGTGGTGGATTCCTTGTTTCCAACTCCGTGATGTTCGAGTACAAGCTTTCCCTGCTGGCGGATGCTCCATTCGATGCCACCAGCTCCAACGATTGCCTGTACAAGTTTACGCTGCTTAACCGCCTGTCTACCATTGACGAGAAACTGCAGGTGAAGACGGAGCTTGAGCTCACG ACCGACAACACTGCTCTCTGCTTGGAGCCAAACTTCGAAGAGAAGCTGGTGGCATATTGCCACAAACTGATCAAGCACGCCTGGAGCATGCCCAGCACAGCTGCCTCCTGGACGGTGGGCTTACGTGGCATGACTCTGCTCCACTTGGCCGCTGCCTTGGGCTATGCCAAGCTCGTGGGCGCCATGCTCAATTGGCGTTCGGAAAACCCACATATCATTCTCGAAACCGAACTAGACGCCCTCAGCCAGGATGTCTACGGTTTTACTCCGCTCGCCTGGGCCTGTGTGCGTGGCCATGTAGAGTGCTCGCTGTTACTCTACAAATGGAACCACAATGCGCTGAAGATCAAAACACAGGCACAGCAAACTCCTCTGGATTTGGCCAGCATGCGGGGCCACAAAACCTTACTGGCGCAGATGTATCGCTTGGAGAAGGAGCGCTGCCGCAAGCCGCAACTGCGCGGAGGCTTGGCCAATCTTTCTATGAACATGGGCGTGGAAGCGGAGGCGGACGAACAGCACCAGAGTTTCAGCGCTTTTGATTTGGAACTCCAGCGGAAGCATGATGGCGTTTTTCTGAGACCTGTTGCAGTGCATAG CAATCAGAGTCCACCCAATAGTAGCAGTCGTTACTCCAAACGTTCCTCTATAGATAGTGGCATTAACATGGACATACGGAGCAAGTCTGGAAAAGCGCTCGCCAGGCTCCATAG CAACTTTGAGAGCCATGACAGCTATGCTCTGGGCGTTGACTCGCCGTTGGACTCACTGACTGGAACCAACTGTCTGCTATCGCCGCTGCGCAAAATGGACTTTGCCCTTT GCGAGGTATCTACGGGCGAATCGAGTCCCGTGCACGACAAAGATTGCGACGACAATTCAACGAGCGCGACCGACGTGACCATTGGCAATGATTTGGCCCTGCCCGATGCCGTTGTAG GGGACTCCGATGCCAAAGTTCTAACTTTAGCTGAACACATTATAGCAGCTATGCCAGAACGGATCAAG AACGAAGCCGATGAAATGATGGTGCTGGGCAGTCCCTTAACAGAACCCCTAACTTCAGAATCTTCTGCGCTGACGGACAGCTTTATGGATCCCCTGCTCGATTCGCTGCCCAACACACATTTCGACAGCGACTTCAGCTTCGATTTCCATGACCATAGCTATCGCTATCACGACGTCAGCACGCCCTGCTCCAGTTTGAGTCCGGCCAGCTCGGGACCGCTGCAGTCCCCGGCCAGTTACTCTATTTTGGGAACCGATCCCTCAGTCAGTTCGCCCAGTCCCCCGCCATCCACCAAACAGCTGACGGAGTTTCTGCACGCCTCCAGTATCTCGTCGTATCCTTTTGAAACGGATTTCTCCAAGCTAACCCTAACAGACACGGAGCAGCGAGAGCTCTACGAGGCAGCCAAGTGCATTCAGAAGGCGTATCGCTCGTACAAGGGTCGACAGAAGCTCGAGGAGCAGAACAAGGAACGGAGCGCTGCCACAGTAATCCAGAACTACTACAGGCGGTACAAGCAGTACGCCTACTACAGGCAGATGACAAACGCCGCCCTGGTGATTCAACATGGCTACCGCTCCTACAGACGCAACAAGCGATTCAAGAAGAGCGGCTTGTGCTTGAGCAGCTCCAGTGATCATGGAAGTGTGAGCAGCAACTCCCAGTGCCTGTCCAGCTTTTACGATCACTACAAACAggatcagcagcagcttcaCGAGATGGGCTCCCAGCCCAGCACGCCTAAGGAAACCAGCCCCTCGGGTCCCTTGAA GCGAACCTACTCGCAGTCTACTCAAAATCAAGCTGCCAGGAAAATTCAACAGTTTATGAGACAATCACGCATCAA ACTACAGAAAGAGCGAGCCGAAAAAGAGAAGCTTGTGCACCAACGCAGGGCGGAATACCTTCAAAACTTGCAGTTTCAAGGGCAGCAGGAAATGTTGGTGTGCCACGAAAATAG CATTTCTGCGCCAAGCAGTGGCAACACCAATgcgagcaacagcaacaatctACACCAAATACAATCCAATCAGTGA